The following are from one region of the Mesorhizobium sp. B4-1-4 genome:
- the cobF gene encoding precorrin-6A synthase (deacetylating), translating to MRKLLVIGIGAGNPDHLTVQAISGLNRADVLFIPDKGADKNDLAELRREICDRFVTNPKSRRVEFDVPVRAEPTSSYRSTVDDWHEAIAAIYEGLIGDELGDDGCGAFLIWGDPSLYDSALRILERVRLRGNVVFELDVIPGITAIQALAASHKTALNRIGDSILITTGRRLTDEGLPENAGSTVVMLDGKCAFNTLADQDVVIQWGAYLGTPDEIIISGRLRDVGAEIEKRREEVRKEKGWIMDTYLLRKPE from the coding sequence ATGCGCAAACTTCTCGTCATCGGCATCGGCGCCGGCAATCCCGACCACCTGACCGTGCAGGCCATATCAGGCCTGAACCGGGCCGATGTGCTGTTCATCCCCGACAAAGGGGCTGACAAGAACGACCTTGCCGAACTGCGGCGCGAGATCTGCGACCGCTTCGTCACCAACCCCAAGTCACGCCGGGTCGAGTTCGACGTGCCGGTGCGCGCCGAGCCGACATCCTCCTACCGCTCGACCGTCGACGACTGGCACGAAGCCATCGCCGCCATCTATGAAGGCTTGATCGGCGACGAGCTCGGCGACGACGGCTGCGGCGCATTCCTGATCTGGGGCGATCCCTCGCTCTACGACAGCGCGCTACGCATCCTCGAGCGGGTGCGCCTGCGAGGCAATGTCGTCTTCGAACTGGACGTCATCCCCGGCATCACAGCCATCCAGGCGCTTGCCGCCAGCCACAAGACGGCGCTGAACCGGATCGGCGATTCCATCCTGATCACCACCGGCCGCAGGCTTACCGACGAGGGGCTGCCCGAAAATGCCGGCAGCACCGTCGTCATGCTCGATGGCAAATGCGCCTTCAACACGCTGGCCGACCAGGATGTCGTCATCCAGTGGGGCGCCTATCTCGGCACGCCGGACGAGATCATCATCTCCGGCCGTCTCCGCGATGTCGGCGCCGAGATCGAAAAGCGTCGCGAAGAGGTCCGCAAGGAAAAGGGCTGGATCATGGACACCTATCTTCTGCGCAAGCCGGAATGA
- a CDS encoding dihydrofolate reductase: MHVAIYVAIAENGVIGRDGGLPWRLSTDLKRFKADTMGKPIIMGRKTYEGIGRPLPGRLNIVVTRDKAWRAEGVEVAHTLEAAIQLATVRGRCMAGVDEVCVVGGGEIYAQALPLADRLHVTHVLAAVDGDAHFPPIDPKSWRVVSTQDVPAGEKDSHATRYTVYERRSEIL; this comes from the coding sequence ATGCACGTCGCGATCTACGTTGCCATCGCAGAGAATGGCGTGATCGGCCGGGACGGTGGATTGCCCTGGCGGCTCTCCACCGATCTCAAGCGTTTCAAGGCAGACACGATGGGCAAGCCCATCATCATGGGCCGCAAGACCTATGAAGGTATAGGCAGGCCATTGCCGGGCCGGCTGAACATCGTCGTCACGCGCGACAAGGCCTGGCGCGCCGAGGGCGTCGAGGTGGCGCATACGCTGGAAGCCGCGATTCAGCTGGCAACGGTGCGCGGACGCTGCATGGCTGGCGTGGACGAGGTCTGCGTTGTCGGCGGCGGCGAGATCTATGCCCAGGCGCTGCCGTTGGCCGACCGGCTGCACGTCACCCATGTGCTGGCCGCCGTCGACGGCGATGCGCATTTCCCGCCGATCGATCCGAAATCCTGGCGCGTGGTGAGCACGCAGGATGTTCCGGCCGGCGAAAAGGACAGCCATGCAACACGCTATACGGTTTACGAGCGCCGCAGCGAGATACTTTGA
- the modC gene encoding molybdenum ABC transporter ATP-binding protein translates to MSVLVDIRHRLGDFAIDVRFESAGRLTALFGPSGSGKTTLINMIAGLIRPDKGRIEVEGRVLVDTDAGIFVPKHKRRIGMVFQDARLFPHMSVAGNLRYGRWFTPAKERYADMEAVVDLLGIGPLLDRRPEKLSGGEKQRVAIGRALLASPRLLLMDEPLASLDEARKAEILPYIERLRDETKIPIVYVSHSVAEVARLASDVVMLAQGKVVASGPTEAVMQRLDLLPAEERGEGGAVLDTKVLRHDEAFGMTVLGSAAGEIRVPRLAMKPGAPVRIRIRARDVMIATEEPTGLSALNILPGMIVAINPGEGPTVEIGIDCHGATVLARITEQSRQALRLRLGGKVFAVVKTVSFDRANTSAGLPLEAHG, encoded by the coding sequence ATGAGCGTCCTCGTCGATATCCGCCATCGGCTCGGCGATTTCGCCATCGACGTCCGCTTCGAAAGCGCCGGGCGGCTGACGGCGCTGTTCGGGCCGTCCGGTTCGGGCAAGACGACGCTGATCAACATGATCGCCGGGCTGATCCGGCCCGACAAGGGGCGCATCGAGGTCGAGGGCCGCGTGCTGGTCGACACCGATGCCGGCATTTTCGTGCCGAAGCACAAACGCCGCATCGGCATGGTGTTCCAGGACGCGCGCCTGTTTCCGCATATGAGCGTGGCTGGCAATCTGCGCTACGGCCGTTGGTTCACGCCGGCAAAGGAACGCTACGCCGACATGGAGGCTGTTGTCGACCTGCTCGGCATCGGACCGCTGCTGGACAGGCGCCCGGAAAAGCTCTCAGGTGGCGAGAAGCAGCGGGTGGCGATCGGGCGGGCGTTGCTGGCCAGCCCCAGATTGCTGCTCATGGACGAGCCGCTGGCTTCGCTCGACGAGGCGCGCAAGGCCGAGATCCTGCCCTATATCGAGCGGCTGCGCGACGAGACGAAGATCCCGATCGTCTATGTCAGCCATTCGGTCGCCGAAGTGGCGCGGTTGGCCAGCGACGTGGTGATGCTGGCGCAGGGCAAGGTCGTTGCCTCAGGTCCGACCGAGGCGGTCATGCAAAGGCTCGACCTGTTGCCGGCCGAAGAGCGCGGCGAGGGCGGTGCGGTTCTGGATACCAAAGTGCTGCGTCACGACGAGGCTTTTGGCATGACCGTGCTCGGCTCGGCCGCCGGCGAGATCCGCGTGCCGCGCCTTGCAATGAAGCCCGGAGCGCCTGTGCGTATCCGCATTCGTGCCCGCGATGTGATGATCGCGACGGAGGAACCAACGGGCCTCAGCGCGCTCAACATTCTGCCCGGCATGATCGTGGCGATCAATCCGGGCGAGGGGCCGACCGTCGAGATCGGCATCGATTGCCATGGCGCGACCGTGCTGGCCCGGATCACCGAACAGTCGCGGCAGGCGCTGAGGCTGCGGCTTGGCGGCAAGGTTTTCGCGGTGGTCAAGACAGTGAGTTTCGACCGCGCCAACACCAGCGCCGGCTTGCCGCTCGAAGCGCATGGCTGA
- a CDS encoding thymidylate synthase yields MRQYLDLLQHVLENGADRGDRTGTGTRSVFGYQMRFDLSRGFPVTTTKKLHLKSIIHELLWFLAGDTNIKYLTDHGVTIWDEWADENGDLGPVYGKQWRSWPDGHGGSIDQIANLLKEIRRNPQSRRLIVSAWNPAEVEAMALPPCHCLFQFYVSEGRLSCQLYQRSADIFLGVPFNIASYALLTMMVAQVTGLKPGDFVHTLGDAHLYSNHFEQAREQLRRTPRALPTMWINPEVKDLFAFRFEDFRLENYIADASIKAPIAV; encoded by the coding sequence ATGCGCCAGTATCTCGACCTCCTGCAGCATGTGCTGGAAAACGGCGCCGATCGCGGCGACCGCACCGGTACCGGCACGCGCTCCGTCTTCGGCTACCAGATGCGGTTCGACCTCTCGCGCGGCTTTCCGGTCACCACCACCAAGAAGCTGCATTTGAAGTCGATCATCCATGAACTCCTGTGGTTCCTGGCCGGCGACACCAACATCAAATACCTGACCGACCACGGCGTTACGATCTGGGACGAATGGGCGGATGAGAATGGCGATCTCGGCCCGGTCTACGGCAAGCAGTGGCGTTCCTGGCCGGATGGCCATGGCGGTTCGATCGACCAGATCGCCAATCTTCTGAAAGAGATACGCCGTAATCCTCAATCGCGGCGGCTGATCGTTTCGGCCTGGAATCCGGCCGAGGTGGAGGCGATGGCGCTGCCACCTTGCCACTGCCTGTTCCAGTTCTATGTGTCCGAAGGCCGGCTTTCCTGCCAGCTTTACCAGCGTTCGGCCGATATCTTCCTCGGCGTGCCGTTCAACATCGCGTCTTACGCGCTGCTGACCATGATGGTGGCGCAGGTGACCGGGCTGAAGCCGGGCGATTTCGTCCACACGCTCGGCGACGCGCATCTCTATTCCAACCATTTCGAACAGGCGCGCGAACAGCTGCGGCGCACGCCGAGGGCGCTGCCGACGATGTGGATCAACCCGGAGGTGAAGGACCTGTTCGCCTTCCGCTTCGAGGATTTCCGGCTGGAAAACTACATCGCCGATGCGTCGATCAAGGCGCCGATCGCGGTGTGA
- the hflC gene encoding protease modulator HflC — protein sequence MGNRLPVFVVIAAVILFLIYSSVFVVNARQQALVLRFGEIVDVKTEPGIYFKAPFSFFDADTVQLIENRVLRFDLDNIRVQVSGGKFYEVDAFIAYRISDPRVFRAAVSGQIELAEARLRTRLDAALRRVYGLRDFEAALSEERAVMMREVRDQLRPDATSLGLQIEDVRIRRTDLTAEVSQQTYDRMKAERLAEAERLRARGNEAAQRIRARADREVVEIIAEAQKESEILRGEGEAQRSATFADAYKRDPAFFDFYRSMNAYGTALDNTGTTMVLSPSSEFFRYFRDPDGKEGPAKPAPTPAAPAAPTTQPSTGQ from the coding sequence ATGGGCAACCGTCTTCCCGTCTTCGTCGTTATCGCGGCGGTTATCCTGTTCCTGATCTATTCGTCGGTTTTCGTGGTCAATGCGCGCCAGCAGGCGCTGGTGCTGCGCTTCGGCGAAATCGTCGACGTCAAGACCGAACCCGGCATCTACTTCAAGGCGCCGTTCTCGTTCTTTGACGCCGACACGGTGCAACTGATCGAGAACCGGGTGCTGCGTTTCGACCTCGACAACATCCGCGTCCAGGTTTCGGGCGGCAAGTTCTACGAGGTCGATGCCTTCATCGCCTACCGCATTTCGGATCCGCGTGTGTTCCGTGCTGCCGTGTCCGGCCAGATCGAACTGGCCGAAGCCCGGCTGAGGACCCGTCTCGACGCCGCCTTGCGCCGCGTCTACGGTCTGCGCGACTTCGAGGCCGCCCTCTCCGAAGAGCGCGCGGTAATGATGCGCGAAGTGCGCGATCAGCTCCGGCCCGACGCCACCTCGCTCGGTCTGCAGATCGAGGATGTCCGCATCCGCCGCACCGACCTCACGGCCGAGGTCTCGCAACAGACCTACGATCGCATGAAGGCCGAACGTCTGGCCGAGGCCGAAAGACTCAGGGCACGCGGCAACGAGGCGGCGCAGCGCATCCGCGCTCGCGCCGACCGCGAGGTCGTCGAGATTATCGCCGAAGCGCAGAAGGAGTCCGAGATCCTGCGCGGTGAGGGCGAGGCCCAACGCAGCGCCACCTTCGCCGACGCTTACAAGCGCGATCCGGCCTTCTTCGATTTCTATCGGTCGATGAACGCCTACGGCACGGCGCTGGACAATACCGGGACGACCATGGTGCTGTCGCCGAGTTCGGAGTTCTTCCGCTACTTCCGCGACCCCGATGGCAAGGAAGGGCCGGCGAAACCAGCGCCGACACCTGCCGCACCTGCCGCGCCGACGACACAACCCAGCACCGGCCAGTAA
- a CDS encoding TOBE domain-containing protein has protein sequence MKISARNLLKGTIIEIVKGATTSHVRIDIGGDAIVTASITNEAVADLKLQAGKPAYAVIKASDVMVAID, from the coding sequence ATGAAGATCAGCGCCCGCAACCTTCTCAAGGGAACGATCATCGAGATCGTCAAGGGAGCCACCACCTCGCATGTCAGGATCGACATTGGCGGCGACGCCATCGTGACGGCCTCGATCACCAACGAAGCCGTGGCCGACCTCAAGCTCCAGGCGGGCAAGCCGGCTTACGCCGTCATCAAGGCTTCGGACGTCATGGTGGCGATCGATTGA
- the modA gene encoding molybdate ABC transporter substrate-binding protein produces the protein MTREGFGSRAIAIGGFAAALMVAVPAAHAQDKVVVFAAASLKDALDAVNKACEADVGEVATVSYAASSALAKQIEGGAPADVFISADLDWMKYLSDKKLTRPDTEVKLLGNEIVLVAPSDSTVEAKIEKGFDLARLIGDGKLAMGDFKAVPAGKYGKAALESLGVWSSVEGKVAQAENVRAALKLVSIGEAALGIVYATDAHAEKGVRVVGTFPEDSHAPIIYPVAQTADSKDKDTPAFLKCLQSAKAGALFKEQGFTVLTPSN, from the coding sequence ATGACGCGCGAAGGTTTCGGATCGAGGGCGATCGCCATTGGCGGTTTTGCGGCGGCACTGATGGTCGCGGTGCCGGCGGCACACGCGCAAGACAAGGTCGTGGTGTTCGCGGCGGCCAGCCTCAAGGATGCGCTCGACGCGGTGAACAAGGCCTGCGAGGCCGATGTCGGCGAGGTCGCGACGGTGTCCTACGCCGCGAGTTCGGCGCTGGCCAAGCAGATCGAGGGCGGGGCGCCGGCCGACGTGTTCATCTCGGCCGACCTCGACTGGATGAAGTATCTCTCCGACAAGAAGCTGACCAGGCCCGACACCGAAGTGAAGCTGCTCGGCAATGAAATCGTGCTGGTGGCACCAAGCGATTCGACGGTCGAAGCCAAGATCGAGAAGGGGTTCGACCTGGCCAGGCTGATTGGCGATGGCAAGCTCGCCATGGGTGATTTCAAGGCGGTGCCTGCCGGCAAATACGGCAAGGCCGCGCTGGAATCGCTCGGCGTCTGGTCCTCTGTCGAGGGCAAGGTGGCGCAGGCGGAGAATGTTCGCGCAGCCCTGAAGCTGGTTTCGATCGGCGAAGCGGCGCTGGGCATCGTCTACGCCACCGACGCGCATGCCGAAAAAGGCGTCAGGGTGGTCGGCACCTTCCCGGAGGATTCGCATGCGCCGATCATCTATCCGGTTGCCCAGACCGCCGATTCGAAGGACAAGGACACGCCGGCCTTCCTGAAGTGCCTGCAGTCGGCCAAGGCCGGCGCGCTCTTCAAGGAGCAGGGCTTCACGGTGCTCACCCCGAGCAACTGA
- the modB gene encoding molybdate ABC transporter permease subunit → MTWLLDLTPDEWNAVRLSIKVATVAMLASLPPGIAIALLLARSQFWGKTLLNGVVHLPLILPPVVTGYLLLLTFGKRGPAGTFLADHFGLVFSFRWTGAALACGVMGFPLMVRAIRLSIEAVDRKMEAAAGTLGANPLWVFGTITLPLILPGLIAGAILSFAKAMGEFGATITFVSNIPGETQTLPSAIYTFTQVPGGDEGALRLTLISIIISMAALVASEVLARRVGRRMDIE, encoded by the coding sequence ATGACCTGGCTGCTGGACCTCACTCCCGACGAATGGAATGCGGTCCGGCTGTCCATCAAGGTGGCGACTGTCGCGATGCTCGCCAGCCTGCCGCCCGGCATAGCGATCGCGCTGCTGCTTGCCCGGAGCCAGTTCTGGGGCAAGACGCTGCTCAATGGCGTGGTTCACCTGCCGCTGATCCTGCCGCCTGTCGTGACCGGCTATCTTTTGCTTTTGACTTTCGGCAAGCGCGGCCCGGCCGGAACCTTCCTGGCCGACCATTTCGGCCTCGTCTTTTCGTTCCGCTGGACAGGTGCGGCACTCGCCTGCGGTGTCATGGGCTTTCCGCTGATGGTGCGGGCGATCCGGCTGTCGATCGAGGCGGTGGACCGCAAGATGGAAGCGGCGGCGGGAACACTCGGCGCCAATCCTTTGTGGGTGTTCGGCACCATCACGCTGCCGCTGATCCTGCCCGGGCTGATCGCCGGCGCCATCCTGTCTTTCGCCAAGGCGATGGGCGAGTTCGGCGCGACCATCACCTTCGTCTCCAACATCCCCGGCGAGACGCAGACGCTGCCGTCGGCGATCTACACCTTCACGCAGGTGCCGGGCGGCGATGAGGGCGCGCTGCGGCTGACGCTGATCTCGATTATCATTTCGATGGCGGCACTGGTCGCCTCGGAAGTGCTGGCGCGGCGGGTCGGCCGGCGGATGGATATCGAATGA
- the hflK gene encoding FtsH protease activity modulator HflK encodes MPWNDKSGGGGGPWGGGGNNQGPWGQGPKGPSGPQGSPPDLEDIIRRGQDRLRRALPGGGGTSPAVFGLIAAVLVVLWAFQAVYTVQPDEVAVELRFGKPKAQLSQPGLHFHWWPLETVETAKISEQLVDIGGGNTSGNGLMLSGDQNIVNVQFSVAYQVSDPRAYLFDVSDPDGMLRQVAESAMREAVGRRPAQDIFRDDRQGIAASVREIIQTTLDGYKAGLQVNAISIEDAAPPREVADAFDEVQRAEQDEDKFVEQANQYSNQKLGQARGEAAQIREDAAAYKNRVVQEAEGEAQRFISVYDEYAKAPDVTRKRLYLETMERVLKDSGKVIVEQGNGQGVVPYLPLPALQQKAPASAAPGANTGGNR; translated from the coding sequence ATGCCCTGGAACGACAAGAGTGGCGGAGGCGGCGGCCCGTGGGGGGGCGGCGGCAACAATCAGGGACCCTGGGGGCAGGGGCCAAAGGGACCGAGCGGCCCGCAGGGCTCGCCTCCCGATCTTGAAGACATCATCCGCCGCGGCCAGGACCGGCTGCGGCGCGCTCTGCCCGGCGGCGGTGGCACCAGTCCGGCCGTGTTCGGGCTGATCGCCGCGGTGCTGGTCGTTCTGTGGGCGTTCCAGGCTGTCTATACGGTGCAGCCCGACGAGGTTGCGGTCGAACTGCGCTTTGGCAAGCCGAAGGCCCAACTGTCGCAGCCCGGCCTGCATTTCCATTGGTGGCCGCTTGAAACCGTCGAGACGGCCAAGATTTCCGAGCAGCTCGTCGATATCGGCGGCGGCAACACCAGTGGCAACGGCCTGATGTTGTCGGGCGACCAGAACATCGTCAACGTGCAGTTTTCGGTGGCCTATCAGGTCTCCGATCCCCGGGCCTATCTGTTCGACGTCTCCGATCCGGACGGCATGCTGCGGCAGGTCGCCGAAAGCGCCATGCGCGAAGCCGTCGGCCGCAGGCCGGCGCAGGATATCTTCCGCGACGACCGCCAGGGCATTGCGGCCTCGGTGCGCGAGATCATCCAGACGACGCTGGACGGCTACAAGGCCGGTCTGCAGGTCAACGCCATCTCGATCGAGGACGCGGCACCGCCACGCGAAGTGGCTGACGCGTTCGACGAGGTGCAGCGCGCCGAACAAGACGAGGACAAGTTCGTCGAGCAGGCCAACCAGTATTCCAACCAGAAGCTGGGTCAGGCGCGCGGCGAGGCCGCACAGATCCGCGAAGACGCGGCCGCCTACAAGAACAGGGTGGTGCAGGAAGCCGAAGGTGAGGCGCAGCGCTTTATCTCCGTCTACGACGAATACGCCAAGGCGCCCGACGTGACGCGCAAGCGCCTCTATCTCGAAACCATGGAGAGGGTTCTGAAGGACTCCGGCAAGGTCATCGTCGAGCAGGGCAACGGGCAAGGGGTCGTTCCCTATCTGCCGCTGCCGGCATTGCAGCAGAAAGCGCCTGCATCAGCCGCGCCTGGCGCGAACACGGGAGGTAACCGGTGA
- a CDS encoding winged helix-turn-helix domain-containing protein, producing the protein MPSLSLRINLDPDGRIGPGKIELLEQIAAFGSISAAARGMEMSYKHAWDLVEDMNRVFGKPLVSAQTGGRKGGGAQLTSVGLAVVSRFRAIERAATAAAVTHMEALQAEIDAG; encoded by the coding sequence ATGCCGTCGCTGAGCTTGCGGATAAATCTCGATCCCGACGGGCGAATCGGTCCGGGCAAGATCGAACTCCTGGAGCAGATTGCCGCTTTCGGCTCGATTTCGGCCGCCGCGCGCGGCATGGAGATGTCCTACAAGCATGCCTGGGATCTGGTCGAGGACATGAACCGGGTGTTCGGCAAGCCGCTGGTTTCGGCGCAGACCGGTGGCCGCAAGGGCGGCGGTGCGCAGCTGACGTCCGTTGGCCTTGCGGTGGTCAGCCGCTTTCGAGCCATCGAACGCGCGGCGACCGCCGCGGCGGTGACGCATATGGAGGCATTGCAGGCGGAGATTGATGCGGGGTAG
- a CDS encoding multidrug effflux MFS transporter, whose translation MSPKFLRIAVVLGLLSAIGPFAIDMYLPALPSIGADLHAGTAAVQMSLLIFFLSMGFGQIVVGPISDMVGRKLPLYGGLTLFMVGGIGSAMSPTIEWLIAFRFLQGLGASAGMAVPRAIVRDLHTGNEAAKLMSLLMLVFSVSPILAPLTGSQIIENFGWRAVFWTVTGAAALATILLATSLKETRPAEERLGSSFGTALAGYRFLMGDRNFLGLVAIAGFGIASFFVYLSSSSFILIDHYGLSPSVYSVFFSINAVAFIGMSQLTGLLAERFGLRRVVRVAVTGYATTMVVLLAVMATGVDRLDVMAALLFVGYGFLGLVIPTTSVLAMEEHGEIAGTASALMGTLHFAIGALAMGVAGVFFDGTPLPMVAGITLCAVISFTLAKVTLGRSREAVEAPAE comes from the coding sequence ATGAGTCCCAAATTCCTCCGCATCGCGGTCGTGCTCGGCCTGTTGTCCGCCATCGGCCCGTTCGCGATCGACATGTATCTTCCCGCTTTGCCGTCGATCGGCGCGGATCTGCATGCCGGCACCGCCGCCGTGCAGATGAGCCTGCTGATCTTCTTCCTGTCGATGGGGTTTGGCCAGATCGTCGTCGGGCCGATCTCCGACATGGTCGGCCGCAAGCTGCCGCTCTATGGCGGTTTGACGCTGTTCATGGTCGGTGGCATCGGCTCGGCAATGAGCCCGACCATCGAGTGGTTGATCGCCTTCCGCTTCCTGCAAGGGCTTGGCGCCAGTGCCGGCATGGCCGTGCCGCGCGCCATCGTGCGCGATCTGCACACCGGCAACGAGGCCGCCAAGCTGATGTCCTTGCTGATGCTGGTGTTCTCGGTGTCGCCGATCCTGGCGCCGCTGACCGGCAGCCAGATTATCGAGAATTTCGGCTGGCGCGCCGTCTTCTGGACGGTGACCGGCGCGGCGGCCCTTGCCACTATTTTGCTCGCGACCTCGCTCAAGGAGACGCGGCCGGCGGAAGAACGCCTTGGCTCCTCCTTTGGCACCGCCCTTGCTGGCTACCGCTTCCTGATGGGCGACCGCAACTTCCTTGGCCTGGTGGCGATCGCCGGCTTCGGCATTGCGAGCTTCTTCGTCTATCTGTCGAGCTCATCCTTCATCCTGATCGACCACTACGGGCTGTCGCCTTCGGTCTACAGCGTGTTCTTCTCGATCAACGCGGTGGCCTTCATCGGCATGTCGCAGCTGACGGGGCTGCTGGCCGAGCGCTTCGGGCTGCGGCGCGTGGTGCGCGTCGCGGTGACGGGCTATGCGACCACGATGGTGGTGCTGCTGGCGGTGATGGCGACGGGTGTCGACCGGCTCGACGTGATGGCAGCCTTGCTGTTCGTCGGCTACGGCTTCCTCGGCCTGGTCATCCCCACCACTTCGGTGCTGGCCATGGAAGAGCATGGGGAGATCGCCGGCACTGCTTCGGCGCTGATGGGCACGCTGCACTTCGCCATCGGCGCGCTGGCGATGGGCGTTGCCGGCGTGTTCTTCGACGGCACGCCGCTGCCGATGGTCGCCGGCATCACGCTCTGCGCGGTGATTTCGTTCACGCTGGCCAAAGTCACGCTCGGCCGCTCGCGCGAAGCGGTCGAGGCGCCTGCGGAATAA
- a CDS encoding DUF4424 domain-containing protein, which translates to MLRYVLGGALAFSIAPAFANDSIAELGTGGLILSRSDAVAMQSEDLFISPEKVAVDYVFHNNTDKDVDAIVAFPMPDISGDPEEMPAIPENQSDNFLGFEVTIDGAAAKPQLEQKVFALGIDISADLKAQNVPFNPFGDAAKAALAKLPQAVARDWESRGIIIEDPEADSGPGATPAYTPFWQLRSTYWWRSTFPANKDVHVSHRYKPSVGGTSSVSFFYDGKFQGQYAAYKTRYCMDDTFENAVRKAAKDNADGYPRYYERRIAYILTTGGNWAAGTIGKFKLTVDKGNPKALVSFCGDNVKKVGPTTFEVTADDFYPEHDIDILLLEPSDSNGGDAN; encoded by the coding sequence ATGTTGCGATATGTTCTGGGCGGAGCGTTAGCGTTTTCAATCGCGCCTGCCTTTGCCAACGACTCGATTGCCGAACTCGGCACTGGCGGCCTGATCCTGTCGCGCAGCGACGCCGTGGCGATGCAAAGCGAGGACCTCTTCATCTCGCCAGAAAAGGTGGCAGTCGACTACGTCTTCCACAACAACACCGACAAGGACGTTGACGCGATCGTCGCCTTCCCGATGCCCGACATCTCGGGCGATCCGGAGGAGATGCCGGCGATCCCCGAAAACCAGAGCGACAATTTCCTCGGTTTCGAGGTGACGATCGACGGTGCCGCGGCAAAACCGCAGCTCGAGCAGAAGGTATTTGCGCTCGGCATCGACATCAGTGCCGACCTCAAGGCGCAGAATGTGCCGTTCAATCCGTTCGGCGATGCGGCCAAAGCGGCACTGGCGAAGCTGCCGCAGGCGGTTGCTCGGGACTGGGAGAGCCGCGGCATCATCATCGAGGATCCAGAGGCGGACAGCGGCCCGGGCGCCACCCCAGCCTATACACCCTTCTGGCAATTGCGCTCGACCTATTGGTGGCGCTCGACCTTTCCGGCGAACAAGGACGTTCATGTCTCGCACCGCTACAAGCCCAGCGTCGGCGGTACGTCTTCGGTCAGTTTCTTCTACGACGGCAAGTTCCAGGGGCAGTACGCGGCCTACAAGACCCGCTACTGCATGGACGACACGTTCGAGAATGCGGTGCGAAAGGCCGCCAAGGACAATGCGGACGGTTATCCCCGGTATTACGAGCGCCGTATCGCCTATATCCTGACCACCGGCGGCAACTGGGCGGCCGGCACTATCGGCAAGTTCAAGCTGACCGTCGACAAGGGCAATCCGAAAGCGCTGGTTTCGTTCTGTGGCGACAATGTCAAAAAGGTCGGGCCGACGACCTTCGAGGTGACGGCGGACGATTTTTATCCCGAGCACGATATCGATATCCTGCTGCTCGAACCGTCGGACAGCAATGGCGGGGATGCGAACTGA
- a CDS encoding DUF2853 family protein has protein sequence MADYLADVKKYDAGASADAVEKIVKHLGIALRNRDSSLVSCTDPKELERVKESWVAKKLGVSDGAKADAAIEKTCKAMHADHSKGRVTFYYLVAKELGKLGSL, from the coding sequence ATGGCCGACTATCTTGCGGATGTGAAGAAATACGACGCGGGCGCCAGCGCCGACGCCGTCGAAAAGATCGTCAAGCATCTGGGTATTGCGCTGAGGAACCGCGACTCCTCGCTGGTGTCCTGCACGGATCCGAAAGAGCTTGAGCGCGTCAAGGAGAGCTGGGTTGCCAAGAAGCTCGGGGTTAGCGACGGGGCGAAAGCCGACGCCGCGATCGAGAAAACCTGCAAGGCAATGCATGCGGACCACAGCAAGGGCCGGGTGACCTTCTATTATCTGGTGGCCAAGGAACTGGGCAAGCTCGGCTCGCTTTGA